In Nicotiana tabacum cultivar K326 chromosome 11, ASM71507v2, whole genome shotgun sequence, a single window of DNA contains:
- the LOC142166176 gene encoding uncharacterized protein LOC142166176 isoform X1, whose amino-acid sequence MRSLLLLWNDLIPICPEVFMPYIDILIEGFKDLKPTVLEDHRCGVVAAKAYVKLVLYLGNTANYSKFYDLMGYVMMTLFMALGEEVLVCSLLEDLIILARAETEFFKVQIDVVIDSMVKVVENLELKERTWQLVIEFVLTVAEDVVSKLLSQLIVMLVHIEDDPNWGNAIGLIFEGCSKVISALISLQETHIELEDPMRSLLLLWNDLIPICPEVFMPYIDILIEGFKDLKPTILEDHRCGVVAAKASVKLVLYLGNTANYSKFYDLMGYVMMTLFMALGEEVLVCSLLEDLIILAGAETEFFKVQIDVVIDSMVKVVENLELKERTWQLAIEFVLIVAEDVVSKLLSQLIVMLVHIEDDPNWGNAISDDENAGELSMCSYAMESLGRLAIALGGNVILPSCLEYLFSFLYDENWRIRHAAVTAIGLISEGCSKALLQEMGQLVETVVMLIHDTYPRVRWASIHSIGQLSKYLSPHFQEHYHQQILPALLEVLDDFDNPRLQIRATSGILLFTRNCSSDVLKPYLQRIVSKLVVFLQVCHLFQVTC is encoded by the exons ATGAGGAGCCTTTTGTTATTATGGAATGATTTGATTCCTATTTGTCCTGAGGTTTTTATGCCTTATATTGATATCTTGATTGAGGGTTTTAAAGATCTTAAGCCTACTGTATTAGAAGATCATCGGTGTGGTGTTGTCGCTGCTAAGGCATATGTAAAATTGGTTTTGTATTTGGGAAACACCGCGAATTATAGCAAGTTTTATGATCTTATGGGGTATGTAATGATGACTTTGTTTATGGCATTAGGTGAGGAAGTTCTTGTGTGTAGTCTTCTTGAGGATTTGATAATTTTGGCCAGGGCGGAAACTGAGTTTTTTAAGGTTCAGATTGATGTTGTAATAGATTCTATGGTGAAAGTAGTAGAGAATTTGGAGTTAAAAGAGAGGACATGGCAACTTGTTATAGAGTTTGTTTTAACAGTTGCTGAGGATGTTGTTTCTAAGTTGCTTAGTCAGCTAATTGTGATGTTAGTACATATTGAAGATGATCCTAATTGGGGAAATGCAATTGGTCTGATTTTTGAGGGTTGCTCGAAG GTCATTTCTGCGCTCATTTCACTGCAAGAAACTCATATCGAGCTAGAAGATCCAATGAGGAGCCTTTTGTTGTTATGGAATGATTTGATTCCTATTTGTCCTGAGGTTTTTATGCCTTATATTGATATCTTGATTGAGGGTTTTAAAGATCTTAAGCCTACTATATTAGAAGATCATCGGTGTGGTGTTGTTGCTGCTAAGGCATCTGTAAAATTGGTTTTGTATTTGGGAAACACCGCGAATTATAGCAAGTTTTATGATCTTATGGGGTATGTAATGATGACTTTGTTTATGGCACTAGGTGAGGAAGTTCTTGTGTGTAGTCTTCTTGAGGATTTGATAATTTTGGCTGGGGCGGAAACTGAGTTTTTTAAGGTTCAGATTGATGTTGTAATAGATTCTATGGTGAAAGTAGTAGAGAACTTGGAGTTAAAAGAGAGGACATGGCAACTTGCTATAGAGTTTGTTTTAATAGTTGCCGAGGATGTTGTTTCTAAGTTGCTTAGTCAGCTAATTGTGATGTTAGTACATATTGAAGATGATCCTAATTGGGGAAATGCAATTAGTGATGATGAAAATGCAGGGGAGTTGAGTATGTGTAGTTATGCTATGGAAAGTTTGGGTAGGTTAGCAATTGCATTGGGAGGAAATGTGATTTTGCCTAGTTGCCTTGAGTATttgttcagcttcttgtatgatgaAAATTGGAGAATTCGCCATGCTGCTGTTACTGCAATTGGTCTGATTTCTGAGGGTTGCTCGAAG GCATTGTTGCAGGAGATGGGGCAGCTTGTAGAGACTGTTGTGATGCTAATCCATGACACGTATCCCCGAGTGCGCTGGGCATCAATTCATTCAATTGGTCAGCTTTCAAAGTATCTGAGCCCACATTTTCAAGAGCACTATCATCAACAGATCCTCCCTGCTTTGCTAGAAGTTTTAGATGATTTTGACAATCCGAGGTTGCAG ATACGTGCAACTTCAGGAATACTGTTGTTCACTCGCAATTGCAGTTCAGATGTCTTGAAACCTTACCTGCAGAGAATAGTGAGTAAATTAGTTGTGTTTCTACAGGTATGTCATTTATTCCAAGTGACTTGCTGA
- the LOC142166176 gene encoding uncharacterized protein LOC142166176 isoform X2 has protein sequence MRSLLLLWNDLIPICPEVFMPYIDILIEGFKDLKPTVLEDHRCGVVAAKAYVKLVLYLGNTANYSKFYDLMGYVMMTLFMALGEEVLVCSLLEDLIILARAETEFFKVQIDVVIDSMVKVVENLELKERTWQLVIEFVLTVAEDVVSKLLSQLIVMLVHIEDDPNWGNAIGLIFEGCSKVISALISLQETHIELEDPMRSLLLLWNDLIPICPEVFMPYIDILIEGFKDLKPTILEDHRCGVVAAKASVKLVLYLGNTANYSKFYDLMGYVMMTLFMALGEEVLVCSLLEDLIILAGAETEFFKVQIDVVIDSMVKVVENLELKERTWQLAIEFVLIVAEDVVSKLLSQLIVMLVHIEDDPNWGNAISDDENAGELSMCSYAMESLGRLAIALGGNVILPSCLEYLFSFLYDENWRIRHAAVTAIGLISEGCSKALLQEMGQLVETVVMLIHDTYPRVRWASIHSIGQLSKYLSPHFQEHYHQQILPALLEVLDDFDNPRLQVCHLFQVTC, from the exons ATGAGGAGCCTTTTGTTATTATGGAATGATTTGATTCCTATTTGTCCTGAGGTTTTTATGCCTTATATTGATATCTTGATTGAGGGTTTTAAAGATCTTAAGCCTACTGTATTAGAAGATCATCGGTGTGGTGTTGTCGCTGCTAAGGCATATGTAAAATTGGTTTTGTATTTGGGAAACACCGCGAATTATAGCAAGTTTTATGATCTTATGGGGTATGTAATGATGACTTTGTTTATGGCATTAGGTGAGGAAGTTCTTGTGTGTAGTCTTCTTGAGGATTTGATAATTTTGGCCAGGGCGGAAACTGAGTTTTTTAAGGTTCAGATTGATGTTGTAATAGATTCTATGGTGAAAGTAGTAGAGAATTTGGAGTTAAAAGAGAGGACATGGCAACTTGTTATAGAGTTTGTTTTAACAGTTGCTGAGGATGTTGTTTCTAAGTTGCTTAGTCAGCTAATTGTGATGTTAGTACATATTGAAGATGATCCTAATTGGGGAAATGCAATTGGTCTGATTTTTGAGGGTTGCTCGAAG GTCATTTCTGCGCTCATTTCACTGCAAGAAACTCATATCGAGCTAGAAGATCCAATGAGGAGCCTTTTGTTGTTATGGAATGATTTGATTCCTATTTGTCCTGAGGTTTTTATGCCTTATATTGATATCTTGATTGAGGGTTTTAAAGATCTTAAGCCTACTATATTAGAAGATCATCGGTGTGGTGTTGTTGCTGCTAAGGCATCTGTAAAATTGGTTTTGTATTTGGGAAACACCGCGAATTATAGCAAGTTTTATGATCTTATGGGGTATGTAATGATGACTTTGTTTATGGCACTAGGTGAGGAAGTTCTTGTGTGTAGTCTTCTTGAGGATTTGATAATTTTGGCTGGGGCGGAAACTGAGTTTTTTAAGGTTCAGATTGATGTTGTAATAGATTCTATGGTGAAAGTAGTAGAGAACTTGGAGTTAAAAGAGAGGACATGGCAACTTGCTATAGAGTTTGTTTTAATAGTTGCCGAGGATGTTGTTTCTAAGTTGCTTAGTCAGCTAATTGTGATGTTAGTACATATTGAAGATGATCCTAATTGGGGAAATGCAATTAGTGATGATGAAAATGCAGGGGAGTTGAGTATGTGTAGTTATGCTATGGAAAGTTTGGGTAGGTTAGCAATTGCATTGGGAGGAAATGTGATTTTGCCTAGTTGCCTTGAGTATttgttcagcttcttgtatgatgaAAATTGGAGAATTCGCCATGCTGCTGTTACTGCAATTGGTCTGATTTCTGAGGGTTGCTCGAAG GCATTGTTGCAGGAGATGGGGCAGCTTGTAGAGACTGTTGTGATGCTAATCCATGACACGTATCCCCGAGTGCGCTGGGCATCAATTCATTCAATTGGTCAGCTTTCAAAGTATCTGAGCCCACATTTTCAAGAGCACTATCATCAACAGATCCTCCCTGCTTTGCTAGAAGTTTTAGATGATTTTGACAATCCGAGGTTGCAG GTATGTCATTTATTCCAAGTGACTTGCTGA